The genomic DNA GGGGCATTCCCGGCCTGTCGCTGTTCGCCGAATATCTGCACAACGAGAAAGCGACGCGCGAAAGCTTCGACGAGCGCGGCTTTTTCCTCACCGGCGACCGCGTCGAGCGACTGCAGAACGGCTTCATCAAGTTCGGCGACCGCGCCAAGGACATGCTGAAGGTCGGCGGCGAGAACGTCGCGGCCTCCGAGATCGAGCAGGTGATCGCGCTGGTCGCAGGCGTGCGCGAGAACGCCGTGGTGGCGAAGTCGCATCCGATGCTGGACGAGGTGCCTGTCGTCTTCATCATCCCGCAGGGCGGCGTCGCCGGCGCTGCGCCCGATCTGCAGGAGCGCGTGATGGAAGCCTGCCGCAAGGGCCTCGCCGACTTCAAGCTGCCGCGCGAGATCCGGTTCGTCGACGACATGCCGCGCTCGACACTGGAGAAGGTGGCGAAGGCGGAGCTGCGGAAGATGGTGGGGTAGCAGCGTCGCTCCAGGGCGGTGCGCAGCACCGAACTCCGGTGCGCACTGGCGCAACTGAGAACCTCGAGATTCCGGGTTCGCGCTACGCGCGCCCCGGAATCACGGATTGGATCATCAGAACGACCCCAGCGCCACCGGGCGGAACGCCTGCAGGAGCTGCTGATCCAGCTTGCCGCCCATGCCTTCCATCATGCCGAACGCACGGGAATGCGTGAACGGCATGCGGTAGGCCCGTTTCTCGACCAGCGCGGCATAGATGTCGACGATCGTCGTGAGGCGCACGATGTCGCTGATCTGGTTCGACGACAGGCCGTTCGGATAGCCGGAGCCGTCGAGAAATTCGTGGTGATGCAGGATCACGTCGAGCATCTCCGGCGGGAAGCCGCCCTGGGCGGCCAGCGCGTCATAGCCGCGGCGCGGATGCTGGCGGACTTCGGCCATCTCCTCGTCGGTGAGCTTGCCGGGCTTGTCGAGCAGCGCGGAGGGAACGAAGGCCTTGCCGACGTCGTGCAGCAGCGCGGCGCGGGTCAGGCGGCGCTGGTCGTCCTCGCGCATGCCGAGATGCTGCGCGAAGGCGACGGCGAAGCCGGTGACGAACAGGCAGTGCCGATAGCTGCCGACATGGTGGCAACCCACCGTGGTGAGCCATTCGCGCAGCGAGGAATGCTTGATCGCTTTCAGGATCTTGCTTTCGGCGGCGATGACGTCGTCGAAGGTCAGGGGCACGCCGAGCGGCAGCTTCTCGAACATCTTCGCCAGCAACGCATGCGCCGCCTCGACGCCGCGGTTGAGCGTCTTGCCGCGATCGGTCGCGTCATAGACGGCGGTGTCCGGGAAGGCGGCGCGGATGCGCTGCAGGATGGCGTCGGCCTGGAGCGGCCGCGAAATGGTGTCGGTGGCGCCCAGCGCCCAGGCCTGCATGGTGCCGTGATGCAGCGCATCGGCCAGCACGAACAGGCGCGGCATCGAACGATAGGCATCGCCGCGCAGCTTGTTGCGCACCCGCTGCACGCTCTCGGGCGAGCGCAGATTGATGTCGACCACCAGGCCGGAGAGATCGCGCGCGGGCTTGTCGGGGATCTCCTGCGTCGTCACCGTCGAAACGTCGCCGACCGCCTTCAGGATGCTGGCGAGCTCGGAGCTCTCGTCGCTCCGGTCGGAGGCGAGCAGAAGCCGGCGTTTGGCGGCGGATTTGGCTGGCGCGTTCATGGCTTCCCCAAAGCATGGGACTGGATTCCGCATCAGCCTAAGCCGGATCAGGTTCTCCGGCCCTTAAGAGGCGTGCTCAAGGGAACATTCCAGAATTGCACGCAATTTTAGAGATTGGGTTCCCGGGGGCTCCCCGCAAAAGTGCGAAAACAACCCCATGCACAGTAGAGCGGGCATTGAAAATACAGGGAATTTTTGACGCGTTCGCCCCACCCCCATGTCGTCGCCCGGCTAGACCGGGCGACCCCGTACGCCGAGACGGCGCGGCTGGAACCGAGGCGCCGCGGCGTACGGGATGCCCCGCCTTGCGCTGGGCATGACACCGAGAATGGGGATGTAGCCTCGCAAAACAAATCCGCCGGAGGTTGCCCTCCGGCGGATCATCTCATTCGGCAATCGAAGCTCGCCTTACGCCTTCATGCTCGCCTTCACGGCCTCCGCCGTGATCGGCAGCGCGCGCACGCGGGCGCCGCTCGCGTTGAAGATGGCGTTGCCGATGGCGGGCGCGACCACCGTCACCGCGGGCTCGCCGACGCCGGTGGCCTTCTCGCCATTGGCGATCACGGCGACCGCGACCTCGGGCATCTGGCTCATGCGCAAGGGCGTGTAGGTATCGAAATTGGTCTGCTCGATGCCACCGTCCTTCAGCGTCGCCTTCTCGTACATCGCCAGCGACAGGCCCCACAACGCCGCGCCCTCGACCTGGGCACGGATGTTGTCGGGATGCACCTGCGTGCCGACGTCAGTTGCGACCGTGAGCTTCTTCACGGTCACCGCACCTGACGGCGCCACCGCGACATGGGCGACGCATGCCGTCCAGCTCGCGGTCGCGCGCTCCTGCGACGACACGCAGGCCACGCCCATGCCCTCGCCTTTCGGCAATGGCCTGGTGCCGTAGCCCGACAATCCCATCGCGGCGAGCAGCGTGTTGCGCAAGCGCTGCGCGCCGCCGTCGTTCTTGCCGGCGCCGTCGAGCAGCGAGATGCGGAACTGCGCGGGATCCTTGCCCGTGGCCGCCGCGATCTCGTCGATCATGCTTTCGACCGCCCAGAAGGTCCAGCCCGGCGCCACCGAGCGGAGCTGGCCGGAAGGCGTCGCATTGTGCGCGAGCTCGTTCTTGATCGCGCGCACATAATGGTTGGGCACGGTGTAGAAGAAGTCCGCGCCGTTGACCGTGAAGCTGTCGAGCGGGCCCTTCTTGTCGACCGAGGGCGTCAGGAAATCAGGGATTCCCCAGCGCGCGGTCGGCCAGGCCGAGACCACGTCGTGGCTGAGCGCGACGAGCTTGCCGTCGCCGTCGACGCCGGCTTTCACTTTCTGGTAGGTGAGCGGGCGCGAGAAATCCATAGTCATGTCGTTCTCGCGCGAGTAGATCACCTTGACCGGCTTGCCCACTGCCTTCGCCGCCTGCACGGCCGGAATCATCATGTCGGCATCGAGCCTGCGGCCAAAGCCGCCGCCCAGCCAATGCTGGTGCATCACCACGAACTTGGGATCGATCCCGGCTGCACCCGCAGCGATCGCGCCGGAGCGCGTCGCGAACTGGTTGCCGGAATAGATGTGCAGGATGTCGCCCTTGAACTCCGCAGTGGCGTTCATCGGCTCCAGCGGCGCATGGATGTTGATGCTGGTGGTGTATTCGGCCTCGACCACTTTCGCCGCCGAGCCGAAGGCAGCAACGGGATCGCCGTCCTTGACGAAGAACTGGCCGGAATCATCCAGACCCTGAAGCCGCTTGGCTTCATCCAGCAGCGACTGGCTCGACAGTTTTGCGTTCGGACCGCCGTCATAGGCGATCTTCAGCGCGTCGGCGGCCTTGCGCGCGTTGGCATAGGTGTTGGCCACGGCGACGACCCAGCCGGACGTCGTTCCGGTCTTGTCGTCGAGGATGACGGCCTTCATGAAGCCGGGCACCTTCTTGGCTTCACTGTCGTCGACCGATTTCACCGTGGCGCCGAAGCGCACCGGCGGGGTCACCACCTTGCCGTAGGCCATGCCCGGCAGCATCACGTCGATGCCGTATTTGGCCGTGCCGTTGGTCTTGGAGGGGATGTCGAGCTGCGGCACCGAGACGCCGATCATGGTGTATTGATCCGGCGTCTTCAGCTTGATCGCCTTCAGCTCGTCCGGCGTGAAGGCCTTCGTCGCCTTGCCGCTCTTGACGATCTCGGCGAAGGTCATCTGCTTCTTCGACTTCGGATGCGAGATCACGGAGTCGCGGACCACGAGCTGGTCCTTGAAGTAGGGCGGCAGGCCCATGGCCGCGGCAGCGGCCTCCGTGAGTGCGATCCTGCCGGCGGCACCGGCCCGGCTCATCGCTTCGAAATTCATCATGGTCGACCAGCTGCCGCCGGTGATCTGTGCGCCCAAGACCGGATCGTTGAACTTGGGATCGTTGGAGGCGAGCTGCACGCGCATGTCGCTCCACTTCGCGCCAAGCTCCTCGCAGACGATCTGCGCCATCGTCGAGGCGATGTGCTGGCCCATGTCGGCCTTGCCGCAGGTCACGGTGACGAGACCATCCGGCGAGATCGCGTACCAGACGCTCGGCTCGAAATTGGCGGGTGCCGCGGCGGCCGCAGCATCGATGCCGGGCACGCCGGCATAGCCGAGCACGAGGCCGGTCGCGGCGGTGCCGACCAGGAAGGAGCGGCGGCTGAGATCGGTCGTCTCGGGCAACACGTTCTTCACATGCTCGTTCATGTGGGCCTCCGCTCGTTGGAGGTGGCGGACGCGGTGCGCATCTCGGATGCGGCGCGCATGATCGCCTTCTGGATCCGCGAATAGGTCATGCAACGGCAGAGATTGCCGTCCATGTGAGCGACCACTTCTTCCTTGGTCGGATTGGGATTCTTCGACAGCAGCGAGGCCGCCTGCATGATCTGCCCGGACTGGCAGTAGCCGCATTGCGGCACCTGCTCGGCGATCCATGCCTTCTGCAAGGGATGATCGCCCTTGGCGGAGAGGCCTTCGATGGTGGTGATCTTCTTGCCGGCGACGTCACCGACCATGGTCTGGCATGAGCGCACGGCTTCGCCGTTGACGTGCACGGTGCAGGCCCCGCACAGCCCGGCGCCGCAGCCAAACTTGGTGCCGGTCATCTGCAATTGCTCGCGGATCGCCCAGAGGAGCGGCGTGTCGTTCGCCGCATCCACGGACAGACTCCGCCCGTTGATGGTGAGAGTTGGCATAGGCGTCTTCCCCTGCCGGTGCATGAAGCCGCTTACGGCGGCAACTTGAATGGCGGACGCCCACCGGGCTGGCGCCAGCCTTGGCCGCGAGAATGATCGCGTTCGGTTGCCGTGGCAATTGCAATTTGGAACGAATAGAAAAAACCGGCTCCGCACCCGCTCGTTGTGCGCCGCGCCAATGACGCCGACGCAGCTAGTGGACACAACAGCGGCCTGCGTCAGGCATGCATGCCACGGCGACTCCGGCGGTTTCCTCCGAGTAACCCGGCAGGCTAGGATGCGTGCGGAAACAAGAGCAACAAACAACAAGGGTGGACGAAATGCCTGGGATCAATCGGGATGGCGTCAAGATCTACTATGAGGTCCACGGCGACGGGCCGCCGCTGCTGCTCACCCATGGCTATTCATCGACGTCGGCGATGTGGCATGGCCAGATCGATGCGCTCGCCAGGGAGCACAAGCTGATCCTGTGGGACATGCGCGGCCACGGCCAGTCCGACTATCCCGATGATCCCAAGGCGTACAGCGAAGCGCTCACGGTCGGCGACATGGCGGCGATCCTCGATGCCGTCGGCGCGGAGCGCACCATCATCGGCGGATTGTCGCTCGGCGGCTACATGTCGCTCGCGTTCTATCGCGCCTATCCGCAAGCCGCTCGCGCGCTGCTGATCATCGACACCGGCCCCGGCTTCAAGAAGGACGACGCACGCGAGGCCTGGAATGCGCGGGCGCTCGCCACCGCCGACAGGCTCGACCGCGAAGGCCTCGACGTGCTGAAATCGGCAACGCGTGAGCGCGCCGCCGCCAGTCATCGCAACGCCAGGGGCCTGGCACTCGCCGCACGCGGCATGCTGACCCAGCACGATGCCCGCGTGATCGAGCTGCTGCCCGACATCAAGGTGCCCTCGCTGATCGTGGTCGGCGCCGACGACACGCCGTTCCTCGCCGCGTCCGACTACATGGCCGCAAAAATCCCCGGCGCACAAAAGGTCGTGATCCCCGCCGCCGGCCACGCCGTCAACATCGATCAGCCCCAGGCTTTTGTTGACGCCGTCGAGCCTTTCCTGAAGAACTTGCCGGGATAGGCGGGGCAATTGGGACGTCGACCATGATGCGAGCGATCTTCGCGGCGGGCGCAATAGCGGCACTGCTGCCGTCGGCGGCACAGGCCGAGCCGTTCGGCGCGGTGCCGTCGCGCGCGCCGTTCGTCGCGACCTTGTCGAACAACATTCCGCTCGCGTTCGGCATGGATGCGGAACAGACCGCCCGCGCGCTGGGGCAGCCGCTGCAATATGTGCGCGGGCGCCCAGGCAACGAGATCTATCTCGCCCTGCGCAACATCGGCGGCAGCGGCCTGATCCCTTCCCGCCACCGCCTGTTCCTGCAATTCCGCCACGGCCGGCTGGCGGGATGGAAGGAGGATTACGGCGAGAACTGGATGTGGGAATAAACATATCCTCTCATGGTGAGGAGCGGCGGAGCCGCGTCTCGAACCATGAAGGCCACGCTGCTGCATCCCGGCCTTTCATCCATCGAGACGCGCTGACGCGCTCCTCAGGATGAGGAGTGAGATTTGAATTCGTGGCAAGAAATTCGTGGCAAGAAAGAAGGACAACCCGCGTGGGACAAGACATCAAGCTGACGGCCTCCGACAATTTCCAGCTCGGCGCTTATCGCGCTGATCCCCCGGGCGCGCCGAAAGGCGCGGTGGTGGTGATCCAGGAGATCTTTGGGGTCAATCACCATATCCGCTCGGTCTGCGACCGCCTCGCCGGGGAAGGCTATGTCGCGATCGCGCCGTCGATCTTCGACCGCACCGCGCCGAACTTCCAGTCGGGCTATTCGCCCGATGAGATCGCCGAGGCGCGCAAGTTCGTCGCCAATCCGGATTGGGCCGCGATGCTGCGCGACACCCAGGCCGCGATCGATACAGTGAAGGGCGTCGGGCCGGTCGGCATCATCGGCTTCTGCCTGGGCGGCAGCATCGCCTTCGTCGCGGCGACGCGATTGACCGGCCTGAAGGCTGCGATCGGCTATTACGGAGGTGCTGTCGTGCGCTTTGCGGATGAAAAGCCGAAGGCGCCGACGCAATTGCATTTCGGCGAGAAGGATGCCGGCATCCCCTTGACCGACGTCGAGACCATCAAGTCGAAGCGGCCGGACGTGGAAGTCTTCGTCTATCCGGGCGCGCAGCACGGCTTCCATTGCGACGAGCGCGCGAGCTACGACAAGGCCAGCGCCGACATCGCCTGGCCGCGCAGCATGGCATTTTTCGCCACGCATTTGAAATAGGTCTCCCCACCGTCATTCCGGGCTCGCGCTACGCGCCCCGAAATGCCGGGAGGCGAGAGCAGAAATCGGGTGGCTGCATCGCGGCATCCGGCGATAGAGCTGGCGGATCAACGCAAACTCTTCCCGGGAACTCGCCATGCATCAGGCCATCACGCACCTCGTCCTCCGCAATCCCTTCGGAACCATGGACGTCCCCTCGCCCGATGATTCCGAGGTGATGGACTATTCCGCGACGGCCACGCTGCCCGGCGATGCGGCGGACGGCAATGCGGCGGCATGGGCTGCGATCGCAGCCCCACCCGATCCGCTCGAAGGCATCTGGGCCAGCCGCTGGAACGGTGGCGCCGATCCGACCATTGCCGGCGATAGGCCGGACAGGTGGAAACAGGGGCGCGCGGAGATCCGCATCGCCGCCGGCCGGATCTATCTGCGCTTCGACTGGGACCATGGCCGCCGGCACGGGCTGATCGAGGCCGCGCGCGAGGGCGCGGATCGGCTGGTCGGGAAATATATCAACCTGACCACGCCGGCGATCACGCGGCCATGGGTCGGCGTCGTGGTCGACACGAACAGGATCGACGGATGTTTTCCGGAGGGGCGGCTGGATTTTCGGAGGTAGAAATCTGGCGACATCCCCGCCGTCATTCCGCGATGCGCCGACAGGCGCAGGCCCGGACTGACGAGAGAAGAGAGTCTTAGAACCAGCGCTCGCCGACGAACACAGTGTCGCCGGGGTTCAGGGGCGTGCCGAGCGGCACCACGGCGCGCATGGAGCCGCCATTCTCGGTGTGCGTGACGGTGACCACGTCGCGCTTGGCGCGCGGCGAAAAACCGCCGGCGATAGCGACCGCGCTTTCGACCGTCATGTTCGGCACGTAAGGATATTGGCCGGGCGCGGTGACTTCGCCGAGAATGAAGAACGGGCGATAGGCCTCGATCTCCACCGCGACCGAGGGCTCGCGGATGTAGCCGTTGCGCAGGCGCGCGGCGATCTCGCCGGCAAGGCCTGCGGTGGTGCGGCCGCGGGCCGGCACCGCGCCGATCAGCGGCATGGTGATGGAGCCGCCGGCATCGATGGCGTAGCTGTTGGTGAGACCTTCCTGGCCGTAGACCACGACGCGAAGCTTGTCGCCGGCGTCGAGATGGTAGGAGGCGTCATAGCGCACCGGCGCCGCCATCGGCGCGGCGTAGCCGACCGGCATGGGGGCGGGCGAAGCGGCAAAGGAATTGCTGAGAGCCGCGATGGCGCCGCCGCCGTTATTGGCAACGACGACCGGCGGAGGAGCGCCATAGGGCTGGCCATAGGCCATCGAGTCGAGATCGGCGCGCGGCTGCATCACAGCGACAGGGCCGGCGGTCTGCATGCAGCCGCCAAGGTTCAGCGCGGCGGACGCTGCCAAGGCCACTGCCGTGATCGACGATCGAAACGCGCGTGCAACTGGCACCGGACCCATCCCTCGAAACGAGACAGCTCAAGTGATGCACCGGTTATGGTTAATAAAGCGTTTGCGGGTGATGATGACGGTGGCGACGCGATAGCAGCCGCACACGCCGTCATGCCCGGGCTAATCAACAAGCCCGGCCATGACGGAAGTTCTGGTGAGACTACGCGCTCACGCCCACGCCGATCGGGCAAGACACGCCGGTGCCCCCCAGGCCGCAATAGCCGGCGGGGTTCTTCGCCAGATATTGCTGATGGTAGTCCTCGGCGAAATAGAACTCGCCCGATGGCGCGATCTCGGTGGTGATGGCACCGAGGCGCTTTGCAGCGAGCGCCTTCTGATAGAGCGCCTTCGAGGCGTCGGCCGCCGCCTTCTGCGCATCCGACGTGGTGTAGATCGCGCTTCGGTACTGCGTGCCGACGTCGTTGCCCTGACGCATGCCCTGCGTCGGGTTGTGGCTCTCCCAGAACGTCTTCAGGAGCGTCTCGTAGGAGATCCTGTTCGGATCGAACACGACCAGCACCACTTCGGTGTGGCCGGTGCGGCCCGAGCAGGTCTCTTCATAGGTCGGATTCGGCGTATGGCCGCCGGCATAGCCGACAGCGGTGGTGTAGATGCCGTCGCCGAGCTGCCAGAATTTGCGCTCGGCGCCCCAGAAGCAGCCGAGGCCGAACACGGCCGTTTCGAAGCCGGCGGGATAAGGCGGCTTGAGCCTGCTACCGTTGACGAAATGGGTGGTCGCGGTCGGAATGGCCTGGGCACGGCCGGGCAGCGCCTCGGCTGCGCTCGGCAATGCGGTGGTCTTGCGCATGAACAGCATGATGGGTCTCCGCAGAACGAGCCGTCCGCCGCCTCAGCAGATGCTCGAGGCGGGGCGTGCTCGCGATCAGGTGGGAATATAGGGATCTACGTGAGCGGAAGCAGCGGTGTTACGCCGCGCGCTGCGCAGCGCTCGCCCCCCGCGGGAATTGAAGGTCAATCCCGGGGGAATTGAAGATCAATCCCGGGAATAGCCGATCAGCGGCTTGCGCGGCCGGAACAGGATCATCAGCAGGATGCCGAGAATGCCGAGGACGGCAAAGACCGGCTGATCCAGCAGCAGGCGGATCACCGAGGTCCAGAGCCATGGCGCCTTGGCCTCGACCCAGGTGCGGAAGGCCGATTGGCTGGCCTGATTGATGTCGTTCCAGAACTGGCCGAACCGGGTGAATTTGAGGGTCTGGTCGGCCACCCAGCGGGCGCCGTCATAGACCATGAAGATGAACCCGCCGGCGAGCAGCAACAGCCCAATCAGTCGGAAAAAACCGCGGATCATGCCTCACCTTATATGGTCGTCCGATCGGAGGACCCAAACAAAACGCCGCCAGCCAATAGCCGGGCGACGGCAGAAATTCAACCTCTTCAGGGCGTTACGGCGCCCCCTGGAGCCCCCCAAGGCCGCTTTTCCAGCCCGGAAAGCGTTGACGGTGCCGCAGACCCTCTCTATAAGGGCGCCAACTGGCGGCGGGCGCAATCCTGCCGCCGCTGTTCTTTGAGCAGTTGCAGGCCACGCGAGCTTAGAGCCCGTGGAGGCCTCATGTTCCCGGGACGGCCCAGCAACCGAACACCCTAAATCCGAGCGTCGATTACGCGGTCAAGCAAGCCGGCGCTACCCGACCAAGACGCGACCGGTACCCGCAAAGGATATTGAGACCATGGCCAATACCACTTCCGCCAAGAAAGCGACGCGCAAGATCGCCCGCCGCACCGCCGTCAACAAGTCGCGCCGCACCCAGATGCGCGGCGCCGTGCGCACCGTCGAGGAAGCCATCGCGACCGGCGACCGCGCCGCCGCCGTCAAGGCGCTGGCGAATGCCGAGCCCGCCTTGATGCGCGCCGCCCAGCGCAACATCATTCACAAGAACAACGCCAGCCGCAAAGTCTCGCGCCTCACCGCGCAGATCGCCAAGCTCTCCAAGTAAGCTCGCCGGGCAAGCTCGCGGAAGTAAGCTTGCCGCGTCACGGCCGCTCGATCGGTCGACCGATCGAACATCGCACACGTCAAACAGCCCGGCACTGCGCCGGGCTTTTTTGTTGGCTGTCGTATTCACGGAAAGCACACGCACGATCGATCGTCGGTCCGAAGGTTCGCACCGCCTGCGCTATTCTTCGTTCCGTAGTTCTACTTGCCGATGTCTTGCAGCGGCGGTCTTGCAACAGAGGAAACTTCACCGCGTTGCAAAAACCCTTGTGCTGCGGCCTCGAATTGAATCCCATAGAGACGAAAGTTCTACACACCGTAGATTCACCGGTACATATCCCGCACTGGAGTTACCCTGTGAAACGAGACTCAAAAAACGATGTCTCGCTAATCACTTATCGACATAG from Bradyrhizobium sp. CCBAU 53351 includes the following:
- a CDS encoding HD-GYP domain-containing protein, with the translated sequence MNAPAKSAAKRRLLLASDRSDESSELASILKAVGDVSTVTTQEIPDKPARDLSGLVVDINLRSPESVQRVRNKLRGDAYRSMPRLFVLADALHHGTMQAWALGATDTISRPLQADAILQRIRAAFPDTAVYDATDRGKTLNRGVEAAHALLAKMFEKLPLGVPLTFDDVIAAESKILKAIKHSSLREWLTTVGCHHVGSYRHCLFVTGFAVAFAQHLGMREDDQRRLTRAALLHDVGKAFVPSALLDKPGKLTDEEMAEVRQHPRRGYDALAAQGGFPPEMLDVILHHHEFLDGSGYPNGLSSNQISDIVRLTTIVDIYAALVEKRAYRMPFTHSRAFGMMEGMGGKLDQQLLQAFRPVALGSF
- a CDS encoding molybdopterin cofactor-binding domain-containing protein, which codes for MNEHVKNVLPETTDLSRRSFLVGTAATGLVLGYAGVPGIDAAAAAAPANFEPSVWYAISPDGLVTVTCGKADMGQHIASTMAQIVCEELGAKWSDMRVQLASNDPKFNDPVLGAQITGGSWSTMMNFEAMSRAGAAGRIALTEAAAAAMGLPPYFKDQLVVRDSVISHPKSKKQMTFAEIVKSGKATKAFTPDELKAIKLKTPDQYTMIGVSVPQLDIPSKTNGTAKYGIDVMLPGMAYGKVVTPPVRFGATVKSVDDSEAKKVPGFMKAVILDDKTGTTSGWVVAVANTYANARKAADALKIAYDGGPNAKLSSQSLLDEAKRLQGLDDSGQFFVKDGDPVAAFGSAAKVVEAEYTTSINIHAPLEPMNATAEFKGDILHIYSGNQFATRSGAIAAGAAGIDPKFVVMHQHWLGGGFGRRLDADMMIPAVQAAKAVGKPVKVIYSRENDMTMDFSRPLTYQKVKAGVDGDGKLVALSHDVVSAWPTARWGIPDFLTPSVDKKGPLDSFTVNGADFFYTVPNHYVRAIKNELAHNATPSGQLRSVAPGWTFWAVESMIDEIAAATGKDPAQFRISLLDGAGKNDGGAQRLRNTLLAAMGLSGYGTRPLPKGEGMGVACVSSQERATASWTACVAHVAVAPSGAVTVKKLTVATDVGTQVHPDNIRAQVEGAALWGLSLAMYEKATLKDGGIEQTNFDTYTPLRMSQMPEVAVAVIANGEKATGVGEPAVTVVAPAIGNAIFNASGARVRALPITAEAVKASMKA
- a CDS encoding (2Fe-2S)-binding protein; this translates as MPTLTINGRSLSVDAANDTPLLWAIREQLQMTGTKFGCGAGLCGACTVHVNGEAVRSCQTMVGDVAGKKITTIEGLSAKGDHPLQKAWIAEQVPQCGYCQSGQIMQAASLLSKNPNPTKEEVVAHMDGNLCRCMTYSRIQKAIMRAASEMRTASATSNERRPT
- a CDS encoding alpha/beta fold hydrolase, coding for MPGINRDGVKIYYEVHGDGPPLLLTHGYSSTSAMWHGQIDALAREHKLILWDMRGHGQSDYPDDPKAYSEALTVGDMAAILDAVGAERTIIGGLSLGGYMSLAFYRAYPQAARALLIIDTGPGFKKDDAREAWNARALATADRLDREGLDVLKSATRERAAASHRNARGLALAARGMLTQHDARVIELLPDIKVPSLIVVGADDTPFLAASDYMAAKIPGAQKVVIPAAGHAVNIDQPQAFVDAVEPFLKNLPG
- a CDS encoding dienelactone hydrolase family protein; this encodes MGQDIKLTASDNFQLGAYRADPPGAPKGAVVVIQEIFGVNHHIRSVCDRLAGEGYVAIAPSIFDRTAPNFQSGYSPDEIAEARKFVANPDWAAMLRDTQAAIDTVKGVGPVGIIGFCLGGSIAFVAATRLTGLKAAIGYYGGAVVRFADEKPKAPTQLHFGEKDAGIPLTDVETIKSKRPDVEVFVYPGAQHGFHCDERASYDKASADIAWPRSMAFFATHLK
- a CDS encoding polysaccharide biosynthesis/export family protein, translated to MPVARAFRSSITAVALAASAALNLGGCMQTAGPVAVMQPRADLDSMAYGQPYGAPPPVVVANNGGGAIAALSNSFAASPAPMPVGYAAPMAAPVRYDASYHLDAGDKLRVVVYGQEGLTNSYAIDAGGSITMPLIGAVPARGRTTAGLAGEIAARLRNGYIREPSVAVEIEAYRPFFILGEVTAPGQYPYVPNMTVESAVAIAGGFSPRAKRDVVTVTHTENGGSMRAVVPLGTPLNPGDTVFVGERWF
- the msrA gene encoding peptide-methionine (S)-S-oxide reductase MsrA, whose translation is MLFMRKTTALPSAAEALPGRAQAIPTATTHFVNGSRLKPPYPAGFETAVFGLGCFWGAERKFWQLGDGIYTTAVGYAGGHTPNPTYEETCSGRTGHTEVVLVVFDPNRISYETLLKTFWESHNPTQGMRQGNDVGTQYRSAIYTTSDAQKAAADASKALYQKALAAKRLGAITTEIAPSGEFYFAEDYHQQYLAKNPAGYCGLGGTGVSCPIGVGVSA
- the rpsT gene encoding 30S ribosomal protein S20; protein product: MANTTSAKKATRKIARRTAVNKSRRTQMRGAVRTVEEAIATGDRAAAVKALANAEPALMRAAQRNIIHKNNASRKVSRLTAQIAKLSK